The Gemmatimonadota bacterium genome contains the following window.
CGGCACCTTCCGGGCGAGCTGGCGCGCGATGGCGCCGGCCGTGCTGGGGACGGGAGCGCTGGTCGCGCTCGCGGCCTGGGTCGCCTGGCATCGGGGCACCGACGGCGCGGCCCTCGCGATCGGCATGACACCGCTGCTCCTGCTGTGGGCGGCTGCGCCGGCCATCACGTGGCGGCTGAGTGCCACGCACCATGTGGAGCCACAGCTCCGGCCCGGCGATCATCCGGACCTGGAGCGCTACGCCCGGTTGCATTGGGCGTACTTCGAGCGGTTCGTGACGGCCCAGACGCACTGGCTCGTGCCCGACAACTTCCAGGACGAACCGAGGCCGGTGATCGCGATGCGGACGTCGCCGACGAACATCGGCCTTCAGCTGCTCGCGACGGTCAGTGCCCATGAGCTCGGCTTCATTTCGCTGGAAGCGATGACTGCGCGGCTCGAGGCCACCTTCGAATCGCTGGGGCGGATGGCCCGGTATCGGGGCCACTTCTACAACTGGTACGACCTCGACACGCTGGCGGTCCTGCCGCCAGCCTACATCTCCACCGTCGACAGCGGCAACCTGGCGGGCCACCTGGTGGCGCTCCGGCAGGCATGCCTCGCGCTGGCGACCCCGGGACCCTGCGCACCTCGACTGGCCGCGATCGCGGAGCGGGCCTACGGTCATGCGATGGCGATGGATTTCAGCTTCCTCTACGCCGAGGACCGCCAGTTGCTGTCGATCGGCTATCAGGAAGGCAGCCACACGCTCGACCCGTCGTCGTACGACCTGCTCGCCTCGGAGGCGCGACTCGCCTCGTTCGTCGCGATCGCCAAGAACGACGTGCCGGTGGAGCACTGGTTCCGCCTCGGTCGCACGCTGACGCGGGCCTCGGGGGCGACCGCTCTGGTCTCGTGGAGCGGGAGCATGTTCGAGTACCTGATGCCGGCGCTGGTGATGCGCGCCTTCCCCTCGACCCTGCTCGACCAGAGTTGCCAGGGCGCAGTGACCCGGCAGGTGGCGCACGGTGCGATGCACGGCCTCCCGTGGGGGATCAGCGAGAGCGCCTACAACCTCCGCGATCGTCACTTCATCTATCAGTATCGTGCCTTCGGCGTCCCCGATCTCGCGCTCAAGCGCGGGCTCGGCCGCGACCTCGTCGTCGCGCCCTACGCCTCGGCGCTCGCGATGCAGGTCGACGCCCCGCGCGCGCTGGCCAACCTCCGCCTGCTGGAGCGGGAAGGTGCCCTCGGTATCTACGGCTTCCGCGACGCCATCGACTACACCCGCCCGGTGCCCGGTGAACGGCTCGCGGTGGTGCAGTCCTACATGGCTCACCACGTCGGGATGGCGTTGGTGGCCTTCACCAACATCCTGCGCGACGACCTCTGGCAACGGCACTTCCATGCCGATCCGATGGTCCAAGGGGCCGAATTGCTGTTGCACGAGCGGATTCCCCGCCGGGTGACGCTGCAGGCGCCGCAAACGCCGCAGACCGCCGAAGCGCGGCCGACCGCCGACGCCGAGCGCCCCTCGATCCGCACCATCAACGATCCCGACATCGGGCCACCGCACGTGGCGTTGTTGGGCCGGCTTCCATACACGATCATGGTCAGCAGTGGTGGCGGCGGTTACAGCCGATACGAGAAGCTCGCCGTGACGCGCTGGCGCGCCGACGCCACGCGCGACGCCACCGGGCAGTTCTGCTATCTGCGCGACCTGACCACCGGCCGCCGCTGGTCGGCGGCCCACCAGCCGATGTGTGTCCCGGCCGACTGGAGCCACGCGGTCCTCGCCAGCGACCGCGTCTCCTTCCATCGCGGCGACGGCGACATCGAGACGCGCACCGAGATCGCAGTGGTTCCCGACGATTCGGCCGAGGTCCGCCGCGTGACGCTGACCAATCACGGCAACGTCCCGCATGAGATCGAGCTGACGAGCTACGGCGAGATCGTGCTCGCGCCGGGCGCCTCGGATCGGGCCCATCCCGCCTTCTCGTCGCTGTTCGTGCAGACGGAGTGGCACTCGTGGTGCAGCGCCCTCACCGCGACCCGACGCCCGCGGTCGGCGGGGGAGGCGGTGCACTGGTGCGTGCACGTCGTCGCGACGAGCGGTGAACAGGTCGGCACCGTCAGCTGCGAAAGCGACCGTGCCCGCTTCCTTGGACGCGGCCGGACGCTTCGCGACCCCGCCGCACTCGCCGTCGACGGCCCACTCTCAGGAACCACCGGCCCGGTGCTTGATCCGGTCTTCGCCATCCGGACGCGCATCCGCCTGGCGCCTGGACAGTCAGGGTCCGTCGCCTTCACCACCCTCGTTGCCACGTCGCGGGCGCGTGCCTTCGAGCTGGCCGGGCGCTACCACGACCCCCACGCGGCCCAGCGCGCCCTCGACCTCGCCTGGACCTCAACGCAGACCGAGTTGCGCGAGCTGCAGGTCACTCCGCTGGCAGCGTCGCTCTATCAGGACCTCGCCGGGCACCTGCTCTACTCGACCGGGCTCTTCCGCGCGCCACAGGAAGAACTCTTTCGGAGTCGCGGCTCCCAGCCGCTCCTCTGGGCGCACGGGATCTCGGGGGACTGGCCGATCCTGCTCGCGGTGATCGACGGCGAGGAGGGGATGGCGACGCTGCGCGAACTCTTCGCGGCCCACCACTACTGGCGCCGACGCGGCATGATGGTCGACCTCGTCGTGCTCAACGCACAGGCGTCGAGCTACCTCCAGGCGGTGAACGACAACATCACGGCCATGATGTTCTCGCTCGGCGAGACCAGCGTCCTCGACCAACCCGGCGGCGTCTTCCTGCGGCGCGCCGACCAACTTGGCGCCGACGACCTCCTGATGCTGCGCACCACGGCGCGCGTGCTGATCACGTGCGATGGCCGGTCGCTTGAGACGATCCTGCGCGACGTCGCGGCCGATGCGCAGGCCACGCCGACGGCCGATCCGGAACGTCGCGCCCCGGCGCCTCGCTCCTCGACGCAACGCGCCTCGCGCGGGAGCCGGATGCGCCAGTGGCTCGGGGTGCCAGCGCCCGTCAGTGCGGCACGCCTCCCGTGGCGCGCGATCGAGCGCCCCGCGGTGCCGCAGGCGGCGGCCCAGGTCGGCCCCGCGCTGCTGCACGACAACGGCTTCGGCGGGCTGACCCCCGCGCACGATTACCAGATCCGCGTCCAGGGTGACGAGCTGCCGCCGGCCCCCTGGGTCAACGTGGTCGCGACGCCGCTGGGCGGCTTCGTCGTGAGCGAGCGCGGGGCGGGCTTCACCTGGGCGGGCAACAGCTACTTCTATCGGCTGACGCCTTGGCACAACGATCCCGTCAGCGACCCGATCAGCGACGTCCTCTACCTCCGCGACGAAGAGAACGGCGAGCTCTGGAGCGCCACGCCGGCGCCGCTCGGCGAGGGGGTCGCGCACGTCGTGCGGCATGCACCGGGACGATCGGTGTTCCAGCACGAGGATCGCGGGATTCGCTCGGAGCTAACCCTCGGCATGATCGATGGCACCGCGATCCGGGTGTCGCGCCTCCGGCTCACCAACACGGGAGCGGCGGCTCGACGACTCTCGGTCACCGCTTACGTCGAGTGGACGCTCGGTGTCCTGCGCGAGCAGACGCAGCACCACGTGCGCACCGAGTTCGTCCCGGAGCTGAATGCCATCCTCGCACGGAACCCGTTCAACCCCGAATTTGCCGATCGCGTCGCGTTCTGCGCGCTGAGCGACGTCGTGACGTCGCACACCGGCGATCGCCGCGCCTTCCTCGGAGCGAACGGCACCGTGGCACGCCCCGCCGCCCTCGACGGACCGCCGGGCCGCGGACTGACGCTGGCCGGTCGGACCGGCGCCGGGATGGACCCGTGCGCCGCGCTGCAATGCCTCGTGACGCTGGCACCCGGTGAGACGCGGGAGCTCGTCATGCTGCTTGGCGCTGCACGCAGCGAGGCGGAGGCACGAACGGCCGTGGCGACGTGGGCGACCCCGCCGGCTGCGAGCGATGCCCTCGGCCTCAGCGAGGCCACCTGGGCGGCGCGGCTGTCCGTGGTGTCGGTGACCACGCCGGAGCCGACGTTCGACGCGCTGGTCAATCGCTGGTTGCTCTACCAGGCGCTGGCCTGCCGACTCTGGGCGCGGTCGGCGCTCTACCAGAGTGGCGGGGCCTACGGCTTCCGCGACCAATTGCAGGATGTGATGGCCTTGGTATACGCCGAACCGGCCCTGGCGCGGGAGCACATCCTGCGCGCGGCGGCGCGGCAATTCGTGGAGGGCGACGTCCAGCACTGGTGGCATGCGGAGAGCGGCCGGGGGACCAGGACACGCTTTTCAGACGACCTCGTCTGGCTTCCCTACGTCGTCGATCACTACGTCCGAGTGACGGGTGACCATGGGGTGCTGGACGAGATGGTGCCGTTCCTTGCCATGCGCGTGCTGGAACCGCACGAGGACGAACTCTACGACCAGCCGCGGACCAGCACGGAGGTGGCGACGCTCTACGAGCACTGCCTCCGCGCGATCCGGAAGGCCTCGACGATCGGGCCGCACGGATTGCCGCTCATCGGCAGTGGCGACTGGAACGACGGGATGAGTCGCGTCGGCGTCGGCGGTGTCGGGGAGAGTGTCTGGCTCGGTTGGTTCCTGGTGACGGTTGCCCGCGGCTTCGCGGAGCACGCCGGTGCGCGGCATGATCACGCCGCCGCCGCGACCATGCGGGCGCAGGCGATGACGTATGTCGCGGCGATCGAAACCCATGGCTGGGACGGCGACTGGTATCGCCGGGCCTTCTTCGACGATGGTACTCCGCTCGGCTCGGCCAGCAACGAGGAGTGTCGCATCGATGCCATCGCGCAGAGCTGGAGCGTGCTCTCGGGGGCGGCACGGCCGGAGCGCCAGACCAAGGCGATGCACGCACTCGAGGAACAGTTGGTGCGCGATGACGGCCGGCTGATCATGCTGCTGACGCCCCCCTTCGACCGCGGCAGCACCGATCCCGGGTACATCAAGGGCTACCTGCCCGGGGTGCGCGAGAATGGCGCGCAGTACACCCACGCGGCGCTCTGGGCCGTCCTCGCCGTGGCGGAACAGGGCCGCGGCGCGCGCGCCTTCGAACTCTTCCAGATGCTCAACCCGCTCATGCATGCGCGGACGCCGGAGGAGGTCGCGACCTACAAGGTCGAGCCGTACGTCGTGGCGGCCGATGTCTATACCGTGGCCGGACAACTCGGTCGCGGAGGATGGACCTGGTACACCGGCGCGGCGAGCTGGATGTATCGTGTCGGTCTCGAAGGCATCCTCGGCTTCCGGAAACGTGGAGCCAGCTTCACCATCGCGCCGACCGCACCACCCGCCTGGCCGGTGTACACCATCGATTACCGCTTCGGCGCGAGCCACTATCGCATCGAGGTACGGAATCCCGATGCGGTGACGTCAGGCCGGATGCGCATCACCGTTGATGGCACGCCGGTCGAGGGCGGAGAGGTGCCGTTGATCGATGACGGGCAGGCGCATGAGGTGGTCGCGGTACGAGAGCCGTAGCGGACGGCTACCGCCTCCGGCTGACGATCGCCCGCCGCACCGCCTGCATCTCGGCATCGATTCCCGCCGCGATGTCGCGCGGCGTCGGCGTCACGAGGATGTCGGGCACCACGCCGGCATCGGGTTGCGGGGTGGTCGGGAAGCCGGCGATGAGCGGGAGGTCGATCTCGAGTCCCGTCGTCGGCAAGCGGAGAAAGAAGAAGGCGCCGCCGTTGATGCCACGGCGATTGCCGCCAGTGGGCTGCCCCACCAGGGTCGCGACTCCGCTCTCCTTGACCGCCAGCGCGAACTGAAAGGTCGCCGACGAATTGACGGCGCCGACGAGCACCCAGACGCGGCCACGATACCGTGTGGCAGCCGGGGCAACCACGTCGGCGCCGTCCTTCGTGTCATCGAAGCGCACCAACCGATAGAACAGCGAGTCGACCGGACCGACCGCCGCTGCGCCCCAGTCGCGGAAGGAGGGATCCCAGGTGTCGAGGTACGGCGCGAGATCATCCGGGACGCGGCGATATCGCACGTGCCGCTGATAGGTCGGCAACTGGAGCGGTGAGTCGATCAGTCGCGCGAGGAGCTGGTTGCCGGCATCGACGCCCCCTTCATTGGCTCGCAGGTCAACCACGAGATCGGGAAGCCTGCGGGCCGTCGCGGCGTCGAGCACGGAATCGAGCCAGCGCGTCCCATTCCACTTCGAGTTGAAGGTCGCCCACGTCGGCATCGTCAGCACGCCGATGCCGTTCGCCTCTGCATAGCGCCAGAGCGGGGTGTCCGCGGCGGGTTCGGCGCTGCCACCACCCTGGGCGCGCCGTTCGGCAGCGGTCAGTGCCGCCACGACCACGCGCCGCGTCGCCGTCGTGCCCGGCCTGCGCACCACCAGCGTGAAGCGCGGCTCCCGCACGGGGAAGACGAGTGGGTACAGCACATCGAATGGCTGGAATCGCTCCTGCCCCTGCACCTCGAGGTAGGCGACGCGCTTGGCGTCATTGCCGCCGTCCGCGCGCGCGAGCGGCAAGAGCGAGTCGAGAATGGCGTGGGCCGGCACCCCGTCGATCGAGAGGATCTCGGTACCGCGCGGCAGGTCGGCGTCGGGGGCGTGGTCTGCCGTGACGATCATCCGGCGGCCGAGCCAACGGAAGGCCACCGGCACTTTGTCCTGCCCCTCAAACAATGCTTCCCTGATGGCCTTCGACTGGTTGTAGAAGTTCGGGTAGCTGTGCCCGCACCGGATGGCGGCCGTCAACCGCGTCAAGGCGAGGAACGCCTCGGCCACCGTGCGGTCGGTGCCGAAGTACCGGTCGACCGCCTCGAAGCGCCTGACGACGTCCTCGCGAGTGCGGTAGCGATAGAGGCCCGGGTGGAGCGTCTCATACGCGCGTCGGAGCACGCCGAGGTCGGCGCGAAGCGAGGCCGCGGCGAGCGGAGTGTCGCGCCGGAGGGAGTCCTGTTGTGCCGGAAGCGGTCTGGCCGCGGTGATGGTGGCGGTCAGGATCATCGTCTGGGTGAGGCGAGACAGCATCAGGGGGCTCCAGGGGAGGGGTGCTCCCTGACGGTTCGCCATGGGGGCCGCGATGGATGCAACGGGGACTGCGCGCCAAGCCGCTCAGGCGTCGCGGTCCTCCCAGTCGACCTTCTTCATCAGGTGGTGCACCCCGGGGGCGAGCAGCAGGCCGGTCACGGCAATCACCACCAGGCCGCAGTAGAGGGCGTAGATCCCCGCGAAGAGCTTGCCGGGCTCGGAGAGCTCGACTGCCACGGGCCCCATCCCACCCAGCAGCATGGCGCTGTTCAGGAAGGCGTCGAGCCAGGTCATCCCCTCGAAGTGTCGGTAGCCCACCATCCCGATCACCAGGGAGAGGGCGAGCACGGCGAACGACACGACCGAGTGCAGCAGTTGCCGTCGGTAGAAGCGACGGCGATTGGGCTGGGCGACGCTCGACGCCGTCATGTCGGCGCCTCCTCGCGACGGAGCAGAAAGCCGACCCCGCGTATCGTCTGGAGGAGCGGCACGCCAGCCGCTGCATTCAGTTTGCGTCGCAGATTGCCCACGTGGACGTCGATCACATTGCTCTCGGGGTCGAAGTGAATGTCCCAGACCTTCTCGAGCAGGGTGGTTCTTCGGATCACTTCTTCGGCGTGCAGCAGGAAGAACTCCAGCAGCTGGAACTCCTTCGGCGTGAGGTCGAGCGGGGTCCCATGGGCGGTCGCTCGATGCTGCAATCGATCCATTCCCACGCAGTCATACTGGAGCGCGTCGAGTCGCTGTGCGCCGCCTCGACGGGTCAGCGCCCGCAGCCGTGCGAGCAACTCGTCGAAGCGGAACGGCTTGGAGAGATAGTCATCCGCCCCGGCGTCGAGCCCGCGGACCACGTCCTCCGGGGCATCGCGGGAGGTGAGCATGAGGATCGGCGTGGTTCGGCCCTCCCGCCGCAGCTCGATCGCCACCTGGAAACCGTTCTTCTTCGGCAGCATCACGTCGAGCAGGATCGCGTCATAGTCGCCCACGTGGGCCAGCAGCGTCGCCTCCTCCCCATCGACCGCGACGTCCACCGTGTATCCCTCTTCCTCGAGGCCGTGCTTGATGAAGGAGGCAACCTTCCGCTCGTCTTCCACGACCAGCAGCTTCATGAGTGGGTGCTCCAGGTCATGGGGACTTCCGGGCAATCGGAAGGTCGAGGTGGAAGAGCCCGGCGCCAGCGCGGGGCATCGTGTCGAGGTCCCCGCCCAGGAGGCGGGCCAATCGTCGCGAGAGCGGCAGCCCGAGCCCCACGCCCTGCTTCTCCCCCTCGGCGGTGGTCACGTACACGTCGAAGATCCGCTCTGCCTCCTCCTCGCGGATGCCGGGGCCCTCATCCTCCACGAGATAGCGAACCATCTCGCCCTCGGGGCGGACGGAGAGGCGCACCCGGGTCCCTGCCGGACTGTACTTGATCGCGTTGGTCAACAGGTTCATCAGGATCTGCTCCACGCGACTCGCATCGGTCTCGATCGTGGGCACGCCCTCGGCGAGCTCGAGGTCAAGGCGGATGCGCTTGGCCTGCGCGGCGGGGGTCACCCGTCCGGCCGCACGGTGGGCCAGCGCGACGGCGTCGACCCGCCGCACGACCGGCTTGAGCCGATCCTCGTCGAGTCGGCTCAGGTCGAGGAGGTCGCTGATCAGGTCGATGGCCTGCTGGGCGGCGTCATACACCTCGAAGGCCTCGCGCGGAGCCGTCGCGCGATCCTGCTTGCGAACCAGCAGCTCGGACCAGCCATACACGGCGGCGAGGGCATTGCGCAATTCGTGGTTGACCATCGCGAAGAACCGCTCGC
Protein-coding sequences here:
- a CDS encoding carbohydrate-binding protein, which translates into the protein MPPRLLARLFRSSHDESADLLAGPIRGELLGSEHLAARVRDAARNQRLISGPRLRSRPRLLTRLDNTRRILDDAHARLMAVDDHVDVSPAGEWLLDNYHVVQEQMREVRTTLPRGYYRELPELASGTLTGYPRVYELAILLISHSEGRLDEENVTLVLRAFQEATPLTIGELWAIPAMLRLGLLENVRRMALRTVQRLDEIEAADEWVTRMLAADEERPEALREVLAEFVADPPTLSATFVSRLLRQLRISRGAFPPLARFEAWIGDHALPADEADAQAMQRLALTQQMMANSITSMRRIAQLDWRDLVEQQSAMDAVLRGDPSGDYPRMTFATRDWYRHEVERIAKRTRLREDEVARRAIALALEHDALPASDCRRHVGYYLVDHGWRQLVERTGYRAGPREALHRWVCRHPTVVFVGGLMAAVVGAVAALLWLAEPVAHPDWRLLILLTLVPAIDVAVNAMNQLVTAVLPPRVLAKLDLKEHGIPATCRTAVVVPTLFDSVAAVEEALENLEVQFLANREPNLHFALLSDFTDAATEHVDGDAAIMAAATEGIRRLNARYAPETEDACYLFHRPRRWNAAQGVWMGWERKRGKLGEFNRFVRGDDHGAFSETIGNMAALRQLQYVITLDADTMLPPDAAPLLIGTLAHPLNRAVYDSNRGRVVRGYGILQPRVAVSLPSAHASHFAAIHSGHPGVDPYTTAVSDVYQDLYGEGSFTGKGIYDLDIFEQATGGRFPENTLLSHDLIEGNHARAGLVTDITVYDDYPARYLTWTRRKHRWIRGDWQLLAWLRRWVPGPEGRERNRLPWLSRWKILDNLRRSTVEIAQLLMLVAGWALVTVSPLRWTLLTLGAIAAPWVMSLLLAAVRPPLDGSWRAFYGSIARDALTSLQQFGIAVAVLPHQAWTSVDAIVRTLYRLGISHRNLLQWQTASQAEQAGPGTFRASWRAMAPAVLGTGALVALAAWVAWHRGTDGAALAIGMTPLLLLWAAAPAITWRLSATHHVEPQLRPGDHPDLERYARLHWAYFERFVTAQTHWLVPDNFQDEPRPVIAMRTSPTNIGLQLLATVSAHELGFISLEAMTARLEATFESLGRMARYRGHFYNWYDLDTLAVLPPAYISTVDSGNLAGHLVALRQACLALATPGPCAPRLAAIAERAYGHAMAMDFSFLYAEDRQLLSIGYQEGSHTLDPSSYDLLASEARLASFVAIAKNDVPVEHWFRLGRTLTRASGATALVSWSGSMFEYLMPALVMRAFPSTLLDQSCQGAVTRQVAHGAMHGLPWGISESAYNLRDRHFIYQYRAFGVPDLALKRGLGRDLVVAPYASALAMQVDAPRALANLRLLEREGALGIYGFRDAIDYTRPVPGERLAVVQSYMAHHVGMALVAFTNILRDDLWQRHFHADPMVQGAELLLHERIPRRVTLQAPQTPQTAEARPTADAERPSIRTINDPDIGPPHVALLGRLPYTIMVSSGGGGYSRYEKLAVTRWRADATRDATGQFCYLRDLTTGRRWSAAHQPMCVPADWSHAVLASDRVSFHRGDGDIETRTEIAVVPDDSAEVRRVTLTNHGNVPHEIELTSYGEIVLAPGASDRAHPAFSSLFVQTEWHSWCSALTATRRPRSAGEAVHWCVHVVATSGEQVGTVSCESDRARFLGRGRTLRDPAALAVDGPLSGTTGPVLDPVFAIRTRIRLAPGQSGSVAFTTLVATSRARAFELAGRYHDPHAAQRALDLAWTSTQTELRELQVTPLAASLYQDLAGHLLYSTGLFRAPQEELFRSRGSQPLLWAHGISGDWPILLAVIDGEEGMATLRELFAAHHYWRRRGMMVDLVVLNAQASSYLQAVNDNITAMMFSLGETSVLDQPGGVFLRRADQLGADDLLMLRTTARVLITCDGRSLETILRDVAADAQATPTADPERRAPAPRSSTQRASRGSRMRQWLGVPAPVSAARLPWRAIERPAVPQAAAQVGPALLHDNGFGGLTPAHDYQIRVQGDELPPAPWVNVVATPLGGFVVSERGAGFTWAGNSYFYRLTPWHNDPVSDPISDVLYLRDEENGELWSATPAPLGEGVAHVVRHAPGRSVFQHEDRGIRSELTLGMIDGTAIRVSRLRLTNTGAAARRLSVTAYVEWTLGVLREQTQHHVRTEFVPELNAILARNPFNPEFADRVAFCALSDVVTSHTGDRRAFLGANGTVARPAALDGPPGRGLTLAGRTGAGMDPCAALQCLVTLAPGETRELVMLLGAARSEAEARTAVATWATPPAASDALGLSEATWAARLSVVSVTTPEPTFDALVNRWLLYQALACRLWARSALYQSGGAYGFRDQLQDVMALVYAEPALAREHILRAAARQFVEGDVQHWWHAESGRGTRTRFSDDLVWLPYVVDHYVRVTGDHGVLDEMVPFLAMRVLEPHEDELYDQPRTSTEVATLYEHCLRAIRKASTIGPHGLPLIGSGDWNDGMSRVGVGGVGESVWLGWFLVTVARGFAEHAGARHDHAAAATMRAQAMTYVAAIETHGWDGDWYRRAFFDDGTPLGSASNEECRIDAIAQSWSVLSGAARPERQTKAMHALEEQLVRDDGRLIMLLTPPFDRGSTDPGYIKGYLPGVRENGAQYTHAALWAVLAVAEQGRGARAFELFQMLNPLMHARTPEEVATYKVEPYVVAADVYTVAGQLGRGGWTWYTGAASWMYRVGLEGILGFRKRGASFTIAPTAPPAWPVYTIDYRFGASHYRIEVRNPDAVTSGRMRITVDGTPVEGGEVPLIDDGQAHEVVAVREP
- a CDS encoding peptidase S41; the protein is MLSRLTQTMILTATITAARPLPAQQDSLRRDTPLAAASLRADLGVLRRAYETLHPGLYRYRTREDVVRRFEAVDRYFGTDRTVAEAFLALTRLTAAIRCGHSYPNFYNQSKAIREALFEGQDKVPVAFRWLGRRMIVTADHAPDADLPRGTEILSIDGVPAHAILDSLLPLARADGGNDAKRVAYLEVQGQERFQPFDVLYPLVFPVREPRFTLVVRRPGTTATRRVVVAALTAAERRAQGGGSAEPAADTPLWRYAEANGIGVLTMPTWATFNSKWNGTRWLDSVLDAATARRLPDLVVDLRANEGGVDAGNQLLARLIDSPLQLPTYQRHVRYRRVPDDLAPYLDTWDPSFRDWGAAAVGPVDSLFYRLVRFDDTKDGADVVAPAATRYRGRVWVLVGAVNSSATFQFALAVKESGVATLVGQPTGGNRRGINGGAFFFLRLPTTGLEIDLPLIAGFPTTPQPDAGVVPDILVTPTPRDIAAGIDAEMQAVRRAIVSRRR
- a CDS encoding response regulator transcription factor; amino-acid sequence: MKLLVVEDERKVASFIKHGLEEEGYTVDVAVDGEEATLLAHVGDYDAILLDVMLPKKNGFQVAIELRREGRTTPILMLTSRDAPEDVVRGLDAGADDYLSKPFRFDELLARLRALTRRGGAQRLDALQYDCVGMDRLQHRATAHGTPLDLTPKEFQLLEFFLLHAEEVIRRTTLLEKVWDIHFDPESNVIDVHVGNLRRKLNAAAGVPLLQTIRGVGFLLRREEAPT
- a CDS encoding GAF domain-containing sensor histidine kinase, with protein sequence MPENDQLERLVLAGLALTSEASLDGVLHRVVAIAAEVIGARYTAIGVLAPDGRVLERFVTHGISDQEREAMGPPPVGHGVLGLLLREGRPIRLPDLVRHPASHGFPPHHPPMHSFLGVPITGRRGIIGNLYLTEKQGNDQFTADDEHVAILLAAMSAAAVENARLHEESAQLLAEVHLLQRTRERFFAMVNHELRNALAAVYGWSELLVRKQDRATAPREAFEVYDAAQQAIDLISDLLDLSRLDEDRLKPVVRRVDAVALAHRAAGRVTPAAQAKRIRLDLELAEGVPTIETDASRVEQILMNLLTNAIKYSPAGTRVRLSVRPEGEMVRYLVEDEGPGIREEEAERIFDVYVTTAEGEKQGVGLGLPLSRRLARLLGGDLDTMPRAGAGLFHLDLPIARKSP